The Verrucomicrobiia bacterium genome includes a window with the following:
- a CDS encoding DEAD/DEAH box helicase yields the protein MPFSALGLSSTMVDGVKAMGYTEPTPIQLRAIPLIMAGQDVIGSAQTGTGKTAAFALPILSKLGQHSPAPRVLILEPTRELAAQVETAVRDFSRFTNLRAAVLYGGVGYGKQMDALRSGVDILIATPGRLLDHLERGTCKLDKIEFLVLDEADRMLDMGFLPDVRRIVDKCPRNRHTSLFSATVPVQIETLIKWAMKSPQTIEIGARRSPAETVKHVIYPVAEDQKSDLLRELLERVHYESVIVFCRTKHRADRIAGLLKKNNHAVAVLHSNRTQREREDALKGFRNGKFEVLVATDIAARGLDIADVSHVINYDVPQHPEDYIHRIGRTGRAEATGDAFTLMVAEDAQHVHAIERFIGKKVERVKLENFNYRYTALFEEGKPGQPQGYPGKVKGVRLSGGYYFGPARRRR from the coding sequence ATGCCATTTAGCGCACTGGGCCTTTCAAGCACCATGGTGGACGGGGTCAAAGCCATGGGTTACACCGAACCGACGCCGATTCAGCTTCGCGCCATTCCTTTGATCATGGCTGGGCAGGATGTTATCGGCAGCGCCCAAACCGGCACTGGAAAAACGGCGGCGTTCGCGCTGCCCATTCTCTCGAAGCTCGGCCAGCATTCCCCTGCCCCGCGCGTGCTCATTTTGGAGCCGACGCGCGAACTCGCGGCACAGGTGGAAACGGCCGTGCGCGACTTCTCGCGTTTCACAAATTTGCGCGCCGCGGTGCTCTATGGCGGCGTGGGCTATGGCAAGCAAATGGATGCCTTACGCTCGGGCGTGGATATTCTCATCGCAACTCCCGGCCGCCTGCTTGACCATCTCGAACGTGGGACTTGCAAGCTCGATAAGATTGAATTTCTGGTGCTCGACGAAGCCGACCGCATGCTGGACATGGGCTTTTTGCCGGATGTGCGCCGCATCGTTGACAAGTGCCCGCGCAATCGCCATACCTCGCTTTTCTCGGCCACGGTTCCGGTGCAGATCGAAACCTTGATCAAGTGGGCGATGAAGTCGCCGCAAACGATTGAGATCGGGGCGCGCCGTTCGCCGGCGGAAACCGTCAAGCACGTCATTTACCCAGTAGCCGAAGACCAAAAGAGCGATCTGTTGCGGGAATTGCTCGAACGAGTGCATTACGAGTCGGTCATTGTTTTTTGCCGCACGAAACATCGCGCGGATCGCATCGCGGGGCTGCTCAAGAAAAATAATCACGCCGTTGCCGTGCTGCATTCCAATCGCACGCAACGCGAACGTGAAGACGCCTTGAAGGGTTTTCGCAATGGCAAGTTTGAGGTCCTCGTCGCCACGGACATCGCCGCGCGTGGTTTGGACATCGCCGATGTCAGTCACGTGATCAATTACGACGTGCCGCAGCATCCGGAAGATTACATCCATCGCATTGGCCGCACGGGCCGGGCCGAGGCGACGGGTGATGCCTTCACCCTTATGGTCGCCGAGGATGCTCAACATGTTCACGCCATCGAGCGCTTCATCGGCAAGAAAGTCGAACGCGTGAAACTGGAGAATTTTAATTACCGCTACACCGCCCTTTTTGAAGAAGGCAAGCCCGGCCAGCCGCAAGGCTATCCCGGCAAAGTCAAAGGCGTCCGCCTGAGTGGGGGCTATTATTTCGGCCCGGCCCGTCGGCGGCGCTAG
- a CDS encoding arylsulfatase, whose product MTRRIGICRRLGVVVFLLAVALGLGANLWAQPSEDFRKHPSPPPKHPNIIFILADDLGYGELGCYGQTQILTTNLDRLAREGMRFTSCYAGSTVCAPSRAALMTGLNTGHVRIRGNKKIPLSPEDLTLGEFLKAANYNTCALGKWGLGDEGSTGMPRLQGFDEWFGYLNQVEAHDYYPVLLNRSDLTSERNVEVSENLNGAKGKYSDDYFTEAALNYIRMMKPKWYTVNLPYFLYLAYTIPHANDELGAKTGNGMEVPEDAPYSNQPWPQVEKNKASMITRLDRYVGTLLDTMKEAKTDTNTIIIFTSDNGPHKEGGVNPKFFHASGPLRGIKRDLYEGGIRVPMIVWWPGKIKAGTVSDLPVAFWDILPTVAGIAEKPAPGNIDGISFLPTLLGQAQTNRHEFLYWEFHENGFKQAVRMGNWKGVRFGVDGPLELYNLKTDIGETKNVAAENAPIVAKIEEYLKTARTEDTNWPALTAAKTKKTEYGK is encoded by the coding sequence ATGACCCGTCGTATCGGTATTTGTCGTCGGTTGGGCGTCGTTGTATTTTTGCTGGCGGTGGCGCTTGGCCTGGGCGCAAATCTTTGGGCGCAGCCGAGTGAGGATTTTCGCAAGCATCCATCACCGCCACCGAAACATCCGAACATCATTTTTATTCTCGCGGATGATTTGGGTTATGGTGAACTGGGTTGTTACGGGCAGACGCAGATTCTGACGACGAACCTTGACCGGCTGGCGCGTGAAGGGATGCGGTTCACCAGTTGTTATGCGGGCAGCACGGTTTGTGCGCCGTCGCGGGCGGCGTTGATGACGGGGTTGAACACGGGGCATGTGCGCATCCGCGGCAACAAGAAGATTCCGCTGTCGCCGGAGGATCTCACGCTGGGGGAATTTCTCAAGGCGGCCAATTATAATACGTGCGCATTGGGCAAATGGGGTTTGGGCGACGAGGGTTCGACGGGCATGCCGCGTTTGCAGGGGTTCGATGAATGGTTCGGTTATCTCAACCAAGTCGAAGCGCATGATTATTACCCGGTCCTGCTTAATCGCAGCGATCTCACTAGTGAACGAAATGTCGAGGTGTCGGAAAACCTGAACGGCGCAAAGGGAAAATATTCGGATGATTATTTCACAGAGGCCGCGCTGAATTATATCCGGATGATGAAGCCCAAATGGTACACGGTCAACCTGCCATATTTTCTTTATCTCGCTTACACGATTCCGCATGCGAATGATGAATTGGGCGCAAAAACCGGCAATGGCATGGAAGTTCCCGAGGACGCGCCTTACTCCAATCAACCCTGGCCGCAGGTGGAGAAAAATAAAGCCTCGATGATCACGCGGCTCGACCGTTACGTGGGCACGCTGCTGGACACAATGAAAGAGGCCAAAACAGACACGAATACGATCATCATTTTCACGAGCGACAACGGGCCACATAAGGAAGGCGGCGTGAACCCGAAATTTTTTCATGCGAGCGGGCCGTTGCGGGGCATCAAGCGGGATTTGTATGAAGGGGGAATTCGTGTGCCGATGATCGTGTGGTGGCCAGGCAAAATCAAGGCGGGCACGGTCAGCGATTTGCCGGTGGCGTTTTGGGATATTTTGCCGACGGTGGCGGGCATCGCGGAAAAACCGGCGCCGGGTAATATTGATGGCATTTCATTTTTGCCGACGCTGCTGGGCCAGGCGCAGACGAATCGCCATGAATTTCTTTATTGGGAATTTCACGAGAATGGTTTCAAACAAGCGGTGCGCATGGGGAATTGGAAGGGAGTGCGCTTTGGGGTGGATGGGCCGCTGGAACTTTATAATTTGAAGACGGACATCGGTGAGACAAAAAATGTTGCGGCGGAGAATGCGCCGATCGTGGCGAAGATTGAGGAGTATTTGAAGACGGCGCGGACGGAGGATACGAATTGGCCGGCGTTGACGGCGGCGAAGACGAAGAAAACGGAATACGGCAAGTAG
- a CDS encoding methyltransferase domain-containing protein, with amino-acid sequence MPSWLVKSAIHRFISLLPNSQKFNELFQERVTKSLGLTAGAFEFRLNYCRRYFEDFIAVRPECAEGFTALELGTGWYPIIPIGLYLCGATEIWSFDIVSLLKRERLKILLNYFCEYDRAGTLKNFLPALRADRMARLHEAARLVDTESPEIVLEKINLHAIVRDAQDTGLPAKSVDLFFSCVVLEHIPAFVQRKLNAEFLRLASPRGVLIEFVDLKDQYAAFDKSLTVFNFLKFSDSAWAWLNSPLIPQWRLRVSDLRALLRESGWEIVKEVNNVASASDLEKVKLAPKFQNYSREDLLAVETWLVAKPA; translated from the coding sequence ATGCCCAGTTGGCTGGTCAAATCCGCGATTCATCGCTTCATCTCTCTGTTGCCGAACAGTCAGAAATTTAATGAACTTTTTCAGGAGCGCGTCACGAAATCGCTGGGACTGACCGCCGGGGCGTTTGAGTTTCGGTTGAATTATTGCCGACGGTACTTCGAGGATTTTATCGCGGTGCGGCCGGAGTGTGCTGAGGGTTTTACGGCACTGGAGTTGGGGACAGGATGGTATCCGATCATTCCGATTGGATTATATCTTTGCGGGGCGACGGAGATTTGGTCGTTCGATATTGTTTCGCTGCTGAAACGGGAGCGGTTGAAAATTTTGCTGAATTATTTTTGCGAATACGACCGCGCGGGCACGTTGAAAAATTTTCTGCCCGCCTTGCGTGCCGATCGAATGGCGCGGCTGCACGAAGCGGCGCGGCTCGTGGACACAGAAAGTCCCGAGATCGTGCTGGAAAAAATCAATTTGCACGCGATCGTGCGCGATGCCCAGGACACCGGCCTGCCGGCGAAATCCGTGGACCTATTTTTTTCATGCGTGGTGCTGGAACACATTCCGGCATTCGTACAGCGAAAGCTCAACGCGGAATTTTTGCGGCTGGCCTCGCCACGCGGCGTGCTGATCGAGTTCGTGGATTTGAAAGATCAATATGCGGCGTTCGACAAGTCGCTGACAGTTTTTAATTTTCTCAAGTTCTCCGATAGTGCGTGGGCCTGGCTGAACAGTCCGCTGATTCCGCAATGGCGGTTGCGGGTGTCGGATCTGCGCGCGTTGTTGCGCGAGAGCGGATGGGAGATTGTGAAGGAAGTCAATAATGTGGCGTCGGCGAGCGATTTGGAAAAAGTGAAGCTGGCGCCCAAATTTCAAAACTATTCGCGAGAGGATTTGCTGGCGGTGGAGACGTGGCTGGTGGCGAAGCCAGCTTAG
- a CDS encoding chloride channel protein: MTLNSIRSYLRKLPQRTRSILSTSVYGLAAGGAAVAFQLSINLLFNSTFVALSSQSKTIFLAGSFAVIMASSLAVGVLLASFCREAAGSGIPQLKLAFWKDFGYVPFRVVWVKFVAGIISIGGGSSLGREGPSVHFAGGLASNLGGLMGEAKQNRRNAAAAGAAAGLAAAFNTPLAAITFVLEEIIEDLNSRFLGSVLLASVIGALVVHGLVGKQPAFSLANDLEPSSWWLYAATPFVALAASIVGLTFQKSTLNLRARNKELTSVPPWLRPCLGGFITWVLGSAVFLQTHSLGIFGLGYGDLSTALSQGFSWKLAAILVVAKLITTIVCYGFGGCGGIFSPLLFLGGMTGACLGGIFGHIIHLSVADQIVLAVVGMSSCLGAVVRAPVTSILIVFEMTHEFSLVPILMLGTLVSQAIRHRFARHNFYEEILIQDGHELEHVIPPRDLQSWQQLPVSAIANFHPVILQSLTEDEIQKTLAAHPYGYFPVVLPDQPIQMLSRREAELARVQHRPACVEAATTCLASQTIRDLQLLLMESNQAVIIVLDRPNGKVLGILTLHDLLRAQVSLGKPDGTSGAITVG, translated from the coding sequence GTGACATTAAATTCGATTCGGTCGTATCTCAGAAAGCTTCCGCAGCGGACGCGCTCCATCCTTTCCACTTCCGTTTACGGCTTGGCCGCCGGTGGCGCGGCGGTGGCGTTTCAATTAAGCATCAACCTGCTTTTTAATTCGACGTTCGTCGCGCTTTCCTCCCAATCCAAAACCATTTTCCTCGCCGGCAGCTTTGCCGTCATCATGGCGTCCTCGCTGGCGGTGGGTGTTCTGCTCGCTTCTTTTTGCCGCGAGGCCGCTGGTAGCGGCATTCCGCAACTCAAGCTGGCGTTTTGGAAGGATTTTGGCTACGTGCCCTTCCGCGTGGTGTGGGTGAAATTCGTGGCGGGCATCATTAGCATAGGCGGTGGCTCGAGCCTTGGGCGCGAAGGCCCCAGCGTCCATTTCGCGGGCGGACTCGCCTCGAACCTCGGTGGTCTCATGGGCGAAGCCAAACAAAACCGGCGCAACGCCGCCGCCGCTGGCGCCGCCGCTGGCCTCGCCGCCGCCTTCAACACCCCGCTTGCCGCCATCACCTTCGTCCTCGAGGAAATCATCGAAGACTTGAACAGCCGCTTTCTCGGGAGCGTCCTGCTCGCGTCGGTCATCGGCGCGCTGGTGGTCCACGGCCTGGTCGGCAAGCAACCCGCCTTCAGCCTCGCCAATGATCTCGAGCCCTCTTCATGGTGGCTTTACGCGGCCACTCCGTTTGTCGCGCTTGCCGCCAGCATCGTCGGTCTCACCTTTCAAAAATCCACCTTGAATCTTCGCGCGCGCAACAAGGAATTGACCAGTGTGCCGCCGTGGCTGCGGCCCTGCCTCGGAGGTTTCATTACTTGGGTGCTCGGTTCCGCGGTCTTCCTGCAAACCCACAGCCTTGGCATTTTCGGATTGGGTTACGGCGATTTGTCCACCGCGCTCAGCCAGGGATTCAGTTGGAAACTTGCGGCCATTCTGGTCGTCGCAAAGCTGATCACCACCATCGTGTGCTACGGTTTCGGCGGATGCGGCGGCATTTTTTCGCCGCTGCTGTTCCTCGGCGGCATGACCGGCGCGTGCCTCGGCGGAATCTTCGGGCATATCATTCACCTGAGCGTTGCCGACCAAATCGTGCTCGCTGTGGTCGGCATGAGCAGTTGCCTGGGCGCGGTCGTACGTGCGCCGGTGACAAGTATCCTCATCGTCTTCGAGATGACCCATGAATTTTCCCTCGTGCCCATTCTGATGCTCGGCACGCTTGTCAGCCAGGCGATTCGCCACCGCTTCGCCAGGCATAATTTCTACGAGGAAATTCTAATCCAGGACGGCCACGAACTCGAACACGTCATCCCCCCGCGCGACCTCCAAAGCTGGCAACAGCTTCCCGTCTCGGCCATCGCCAATTTCCATCCTGTCATTCTGCAAAGTCTCACCGAAGACGAAATCCAAAAAACTTTGGCCGCGCATCCTTACGGATATTTTCCCGTCGTGTTGCCCGACCAGCCGATCCAAATGCTCTCGCGGCGCGAAGCCGAGCTTGCCCGGGTCCAGCATCGGCCCGCGTGCGTTGAGGCCGCCACCACCTGCCTCGCGTCGCAAACCATCCGCGACCTGCAACTGCTCCTCATGGAATCGAATCAAGCCGTCATCATCGTGCTCGACCGGCCAAATGGAAAAGTCCTCGGCATCCTCACCCTCCACGACCTCCTGCGCGCCCAGGTCTCGTTGGGCAAACCAGACGGGACTTCCGGCGCGATCACGGTCGGTTAA
- a CDS encoding TonB-dependent receptor, protein MKKQDKSLRNIPLPFMVIPFMAGALNGLAQSATNQPPQSVHSTNTNTNAITRLPEVIVTGRQDSLLGIAASASQGTVGAAEIQDRPLLRTGEILETVPGVIITQHAGGGKANQYFLRGFNLDHGTDFAIFLDDMPLNLPSHAHGEGYSDMNIVIPEFVERLNYEKGPYYADVGNFGSAGAAHLDFYKVLPQDFVTIEGGMYSFERGAFGASQKIEAGTLTYGAEVYHDDGPWVHPDDYHKFNGILTYSQGDDASGFSVIARGYRGKWNSSDQLPEDAIPQVGIFGTLNPTDGGVSQRYSLQAEWHRHDDESETKITAYGFYYYLDLFSDFTYFLTDPVQGDQFEQQDNRFVAGVDAHHTIFNRWFDRDVQNTFGVQVRNDWIDNGLYQTDNRVRVNKTDVDTDDGIPVTLPAETQRDRFTDTQAGAYMENKIQWADKFRSVVAIRGDVDYFDVTSLSDPVNSGTSTTALPSPKLSLIFGPWARTEFYAEGGFSFHSNDGRGATQTVEPISADNPTPNTPVARIPGLIQTKGAEIGVRTLAVPHLQSTFSIWYLRSDSELQQDGDTGGTTASKQPSDRYGIEWANYYTPVEHLTFDFDIADSIARFTSVDSDDAAPIGPGTTVQGPGGTRVPEAVGLVIASGITLHDLGGFSASLRLRYFGPRDLTSDGIYRSDSTLLLNAEASYQINKTWRVTAEFLNLLDNRDHDIDYAYTSRVVPSAAVLPQFTAVSHPVEPFQVRVGVTATF, encoded by the coding sequence ATGAAAAAACAGGACAAATCCCTTCGTAATATTCCCCTGCCGTTCATGGTGATTCCATTTATGGCCGGCGCCCTCAATGGACTGGCGCAATCCGCAACCAACCAGCCCCCTCAATCAGTCCATTCCACGAACACCAACACCAATGCAATCACAAGGTTGCCGGAAGTAATTGTCACCGGACGGCAGGACAGCCTGCTTGGCATCGCAGCTTCCGCTTCGCAAGGAACGGTGGGCGCGGCGGAAATTCAGGATCGGCCATTGCTGCGCACGGGAGAAATTTTGGAAACGGTTCCGGGTGTCATCATCACACAACACGCGGGCGGCGGCAAAGCCAACCAATATTTTCTGCGCGGTTTCAATCTCGATCATGGCACGGACTTCGCCATCTTCCTGGATGACATGCCGCTCAACCTGCCTTCGCACGCGCACGGCGAGGGATATTCGGACATGAATATCGTCATCCCCGAATTTGTGGAGCGGCTAAATTATGAGAAAGGGCCGTACTATGCGGACGTGGGCAACTTCGGTTCGGCTGGCGCGGCGCACCTGGATTTTTACAAGGTATTGCCGCAGGATTTCGTCACCATTGAAGGGGGCATGTACAGTTTTGAACGGGGCGCTTTCGGCGCATCGCAAAAAATTGAGGCGGGTACTTTGACCTACGGCGCTGAAGTTTATCACGATGACGGTCCATGGGTGCATCCAGATGATTATCATAAGTTTAACGGCATACTCACCTATAGCCAGGGCGATGATGCGAGCGGTTTTAGCGTCATTGCGCGGGGTTATCGCGGCAAATGGAATTCGAGCGATCAACTTCCTGAAGACGCCATTCCGCAGGTGGGTATTTTTGGAACGCTGAACCCAACAGATGGAGGCGTGTCGCAGCGTTACAGCCTGCAAGCCGAGTGGCATCGCCACGACGACGAGTCGGAGACGAAAATCACGGCTTACGGATTCTACTACTATCTCGATTTATTTTCCGACTTCACCTATTTCCTGACCGACCCGGTTCAGGGCGATCAGTTCGAGCAACAGGACAATCGCTTCGTTGCCGGGGTGGATGCGCATCATACGATCTTCAATCGCTGGTTTGATCGCGACGTGCAAAACACCTTCGGCGTGCAGGTCCGCAATGACTGGATTGACAACGGCCTTTACCAGACGGACAACCGCGTGCGGGTCAACAAAACCGATGTGGACACGGACGATGGCATACCCGTCACGTTGCCCGCGGAGACGCAAAGGGACCGGTTCACCGACACGCAGGCCGGCGCTTACATGGAAAATAAAATCCAGTGGGCGGACAAGTTTCGTTCGGTGGTGGCGATTCGCGGCGATGTGGACTACTTCGACGTGACCAGTTTATCCGATCCCGTTAATTCGGGCACTTCAACCACGGCGTTGCCAAGTCCAAAGCTCAGTCTTATTTTCGGGCCGTGGGCCAGGACGGAGTTCTATGCCGAAGGCGGATTCAGTTTTCACAGCAATGACGGACGCGGCGCGACGCAAACCGTGGAACCCATTTCGGCGGATAATCCGACGCCCAATACACCGGTCGCGAGAATCCCCGGCCTGATTCAAACCAAAGGCGCGGAAATCGGAGTGCGCACCCTCGCCGTGCCGCATTTGCAAAGCACGTTTTCAATCTGGTATCTGCGCAGCGATTCCGAATTACAACAGGACGGCGATACGGGAGGGACGACGGCGTCGAAGCAACCGAGCGACCGTTACGGCATTGAATGGGCGAACTATTATACGCCGGTGGAACATCTGACGTTCGACTTTGATATTGCGGATTCCATCGCCCGTTTTACCTCGGTTGATTCGGACGATGCCGCGCCGATTGGACCGGGCACGACGGTGCAAGGCCCCGGCGGAACGCGGGTTCCGGAAGCGGTCGGATTGGTGATTGCGTCGGGCATTACGCTGCATGACCTGGGTGGGTTCTCCGCGAGCCTGCGGTTGCGTTACTTTGGGCCGCGGGATTTGACTTCGGACGGAATTTACCGTTCGGACTCGACCTTGCTGCTCAACGCGGAAGCGAGTTACCAAATCAATAAAACCTGGCGGGTGACGGCGGAATTTCTGAACCTGCTGGACAATCGGGATCACGATATTGATTATGCCTATACTTCGCGCGTGGTTCCTTCGGCAGCGGTTTTGCCACAATTTACCGCTGTGTCGCACCCGGTCGAACCTTTCCAAGTGCGCGTCGGAGTGACCGCGACATTTTAA
- the larA gene encoding nickel-dependent lactate racemase, which yields MKINLAYGRGHLPIELPDKRTTVIEPAHTPGLADERAAMMAALEKPIGAAPLREWIKPGDKVCIGFTDITRATPNHRLIPWLLEYLAHVPREQITLLNSLGTHRPNTRAELEQLLTPEVVRNYRVLNHEPENPAELVPFGTTRDGTPALINRHVAEADVRIVTGFIEPHFFAGFSGGPKGIMPGLAGLETVMSNHGEKMIGDPRATFGVTDGNPIWEEMRDIALRVGKSFLLNVSLNETRAITGVFAGDLLAAHKVGFEFVRHAAMQRVKSPFEIVVTTNSGYPLDQNLYQGVKGMSAGARIIQEGGTLILACECREGVPAQSPLDKLLRSAGSPEEILALLATPGFVRPEQWQAQIQALIQRKARVLIHSSLPDEIVRTAHLTPCHDIGATVNERLAQLGPEARVAVLPQGPLTIPYLA from the coding sequence ATGAAAATTAATCTCGCATACGGACGCGGGCATTTGCCGATCGAACTGCCGGACAAGCGGACGACGGTGATCGAACCGGCGCATACTCCGGGGCTGGCCGACGAACGCGCGGCGATGATGGCGGCGCTGGAGAAACCGATCGGCGCGGCGCCGCTGCGCGAATGGATCAAGCCGGGTGACAAGGTGTGCATCGGGTTCACCGACATCACGCGGGCGACGCCGAATCACCGGCTGATTCCGTGGTTGCTGGAATATCTCGCGCATGTGCCGCGCGAACAAATCACGTTGCTCAATTCGCTAGGGACGCATCGGCCGAACACGCGCGCGGAATTGGAGCAGTTGCTCACGCCGGAAGTGGTCCGCAATTATCGCGTGCTGAATCATGAGCCGGAAAATCCGGCGGAGTTGGTGCCATTCGGCACGACACGTGATGGCACACCGGCGTTGATCAACCGTCATGTCGCGGAGGCGGACGTGCGCATCGTTACCGGTTTTATCGAGCCGCATTTTTTCGCGGGATTCAGCGGCGGGCCGAAAGGCATCATGCCCGGGCTGGCGGGACTCGAAACGGTGATGAGCAATCACGGCGAAAAAATGATTGGCGATCCGCGCGCGACGTTCGGCGTGACCGATGGCAATCCGATCTGGGAGGAGATGCGCGATATCGCGTTGCGCGTGGGAAAAAGTTTTTTGCTGAATGTTTCGCTGAATGAGACGCGCGCCATCACGGGTGTGTTCGCGGGAGATTTATTGGCCGCGCATAAGGTTGGTTTTGAATTCGTGCGCCATGCGGCGATGCAGCGGGTGAAGTCGCCGTTTGAAATTGTGGTGACGACGAATAGCGGGTATCCACTCGACCAGAACCTTTATCAGGGCGTGAAGGGCATGAGCGCGGGCGCGCGGATTATCCAGGAGGGCGGCACTTTGATCCTGGCGTGTGAATGCCGCGAGGGTGTGCCGGCGCAAAGTCCGCTGGATAAATTGTTGCGCAGCGCGGGCAGTCCCGAGGAAATCCTGGCGTTGCTGGCGACGCCGGGTTTCGTGCGGCCAGAACAATGGCAGGCGCAAATCCAGGCGTTGATCCAGCGCAAGGCGCGGGTGCTGATCCATAGTTCGTTGCCGGATGAAATCGTGCGCACGGCGCATCTGACGCCATGTCATGACATCGGCGCAACGGTGAATGAGCGGCTGGCGCAACTGGGACCGGAAGCGCGAGTGGCGGTGCTGCCGCAGGGGCCGTTGACGATTCCGTATTTGGCTTAG
- a CDS encoding sigma-70 family RNA polymerase sigma factor: MAEELPSISDEELARETQAGSLAAFEQLVYRYEHRIYAFIFQFCRNPTDAREATQDTFVKAFQNIGRFDTRRVFAPWLFTIARRICIDRHRAAPVIADSQIPELPEIPDPSQVAARREAGQDLWRLARQHLKTNQYQALWLHYVEDLDVAQIAQTLGKTKVHVKVMLFRARQILGRELKSNAACGEPISRINSKTDHALAEKRPSAFLESKLLAKEKII, translated from the coding sequence TTGGCTGAAGAACTTCCATCCATCTCCGACGAGGAACTGGCTCGCGAAACGCAGGCCGGTTCGCTCGCCGCGTTTGAGCAACTGGTTTATCGTTATGAGCATCGTATCTATGCGTTCATATTTCAATTTTGCCGCAACCCGACCGACGCCCGCGAAGCCACACAAGACACCTTTGTAAAAGCATTTCAAAACATCGGACGATTCGACACGCGCCGCGTTTTTGCGCCGTGGCTCTTTACCATCGCGCGCCGGATCTGCATAGACCGCCATCGCGCCGCGCCCGTCATCGCCGATTCACAAATCCCGGAACTCCCTGAAATTCCCGACCCGTCCCAAGTCGCCGCGCGCCGCGAAGCCGGGCAGGATTTGTGGCGATTGGCCCGGCAACATTTGAAGACCAATCAATATCAAGCGTTGTGGCTTCATTATGTCGAAGACCTGGACGTGGCGCAAATCGCTCAAACGCTCGGCAAAACCAAAGTCCACGTCAAAGTGATGCTCTTCCGCGCGCGCCAGATTCTTGGCCGCGAATTAAAATCAAACGCCGCGTGCGGCGAACCGATTTCGCGAATCAATTCAAAGACCGATCATGCCCTTGCCGAAAAACGGCCTTCTGCTTTTCTGGAATCAAAATTATTGGCCAAGGAGAAAATAATATGA
- a CDS encoding YoaK family protein, whose product MISKLPRWVWLGSSVMALMAGAINAVGFLSFEHHGVTHLTGSTTLLGIAIAQGDVENLRHFIMVIGAFLVGCIFSGYLVKDSTLKLGRRYGFALLFEAAFLFAAVPFLNRNRETGMYLASCACGLQNGMVSTYSGAVLRTTHVSGLFTDIGIFLGQLLAGLKVDTRRLQLYVLLLASFLGGTILGAAGFGRLGNNVLLVPATVTGTVGLAYFIYQQRKRSEAR is encoded by the coding sequence ATGATTAGCAAACTTCCACGGTGGGTCTGGCTGGGAAGTTCGGTGATGGCGTTGATGGCAGGCGCGATCAATGCGGTGGGATTCCTAAGCTTCGAGCATCATGGCGTCACCCATCTGACCGGCAGCACGACCCTGCTGGGAATCGCGATTGCGCAGGGTGACGTGGAGAACCTTCGGCATTTTATCATGGTGATCGGCGCGTTTCTCGTGGGTTGCATTTTCAGCGGTTATTTGGTGAAGGACAGCACTTTGAAATTGGGACGGCGTTACGGTTTCGCGCTCCTGTTTGAAGCGGCGTTTCTGTTTGCGGCGGTGCCATTTTTGAATCGCAACCGCGAAACCGGAATGTACCTGGCATCATGCGCATGCGGACTGCAAAACGGAATGGTGAGCACGTACAGCGGCGCGGTGTTGCGGACGACGCATGTGTCGGGATTGTTCACGGACATCGGAATATTTCTGGGGCAACTGCTGGCGGGACTGAAAGTGGACACCCGGCGGTTGCAGTTGTACGTTTTGTTGCTCGCATCGTTTTTGGGCGGGACGATTCTGGGTGCGGCGGGTTTTGGCAGGCTTGGAAATAATGTTTTATTGGTGCCTGCAACAGTGACGGGAACTGTGGGGCTGGCGTACTTTATTTATCAGCAACGGAAACGCAGCGAAGCGCGCTGA